The Hypomesus transpacificus isolate Combined female chromosome 12, fHypTra1, whole genome shotgun sequence genome segment GCATGCAATAactaagaaaaaagaaaaagacaccATATCATTGTTTACTCTACCGAGGGACATGCCTGTTTGCTGTTCTGCCACCCCCAGAAAAAGAAGAAATCGTATTTATcgtttcgttttttttatttatctgtAATTACTGTTAAATGAATCAatagatgtaaaaaaaaaagaaaaaaaatgtttgactgATTCTGTTTTGTATCGATGTGACCACCTGCTGGTGTTTAACTCGTACTGTAAATGAAGTTACTGGACAATCACAGTGGGGTCTGGGAACTggctcaaacacacaaatactggGTACCTGAGGTGCACTTGATTTAACTCTAAGGTCGAGACTGTTCCATTAGTCTAATCATTGTACTGTTTCAACGAAATCAGGATCACCCTGAATATTTGACTGTATTTGTGAGTGGCGTTTGACCCACCTGAGGTGAAGATATGACAGCAGATAGACATCAGACAGCTGTGGTCAAAGATCGGGGGTGTCGTTTGATGTGGTTGGTTCAGTAATCTGGCTCCTGTAATTCGTTCACCTATCTGAGGCTGTAGGTTTTGGCTCGGCAGGTTGAAGCAAATATTTATGTTGGTGACGTCGGTTCAAATACTGTCCAGGTGGTTTGAGAACGTAGCTAGGTATGAAGCTGGTTGGTGTTATGGGTTTGGATTACTTGGAAGTGGACATCATTTACATAAGAAAGATCATAGCGAGAGGAGCTTAAGTTGACCTACATATCAGATGAACCTTCACATGTCCACATGACTGGAAGAGAGTGGCTGGTGCAGCACAGTTTTGTGTTTTCTGATCACTTGATCAGGGTGTTTAGTTCCTGATCTGCTGTTAGCCCTGTAGGTACCAAGGCTGGGGTCGAATCAGTTTCTAACTGAAACCACTTAGAATTTATACAAAAAGAAGAACCAAAATATTAGTTTGGCAAATTAGCTTTTTTGCAACAGTGGGAAGAAGAAGATATTTGCGTTGTTTTGCATTTCAAAAGAATATGAATTTCAAAAGAAAGTGACCCCAGCCTTTTTACGCAGCCAGTGTGAACATGTTGATATCGTTTGACTCTGGTCTGAGTTGGCAACGTCAACACAGCCAACTAGGTCTATATGCACCCCTTTCTGTGTCTAATGTGACCCAGCTCCTCTATTGTGTTGTAAAGAACATATTTTTAAACCACAGGGTATTTTATCCAGAGGTCTATTTTGCTAAAAGATCTAATCAAAGGTAAATTACCTTGATCGGTGGGGCCCCTATGGCCCCTTACTGGGGCTAGATTAAAGGCTGTATTGCTGGACTCACTTgatggtttgttacacataACCATCTGGGAAGTTGTCTGTGGAAATTGTTTAGAAAGGGCAGGCATTTTCAAAAAATAATCGGCAAAGGGATCGGATAAACTCCATCACCATCTATCACAGGCTAACTTCAACCAAGTCCGTAGCTGCCAGTAGTTTATCATAAGACGCTGATCTGTCCAAACCACTTGAGAAGATGGATTCTCGCATGGTCGTGATCTCGCGAATCCACCTTTCTCACAAGGTGAAGATTTAAGGCAGAATCAGAGTTTTCAACAGTCCCAGCGTGTGAACAACAGCATGCTGTGTCCGCCTGAAGAACACACCTGGCACATTGAGACGTCATCTCTTTGAATACTGATCAGCGATGATCACTTTCTATCAATCTTTGTTGAGGGTTTGTCCTTCTCAGTTCACGATTTCAGTTTGGAGTTAGTTCAGCCACGTGCAGCACTTCATCCTTTGGACTGATTGATACTCAACTGAGATGCTTGTCATGGGGTGGAATGGTGGTGTGTTAAGTTGCTGTGAGAGCTTGCATCTGACTGTTTCCAGTTACCTGTCATGACATCATCGTGGGTACAGGTGGGTCAAATCATCTGCTTCAGTGTGACAGCAGCACATCCCCGGCTATGTTTACTAACATATCTTGTATTCAACGAGAGATGTCAACATCCAAATGCTTCTGTTGCACTACCAACCAACAGTCCAACCCATCTGCGGAAAATGACGTTATAGATAGATCACCAGGTTGAGACCTGAGTCAGGTGTTGTAGGTAGTATTTGACTCAGGTCTGCGATGGGCATGGGCAGTTTGTTTTAGCCACACAGGTTCAGGGGGTGACATCAGAAAGGACCTCGCTTAACAACATGCTTGTCAACAAGTGGAAGTAGGTATACtaccacaggaagtggaggacagTGTTTCTGGGAACAGGAAGCTCCATGCCCCACCTAGCTAGAACAGGTCAGATTTGCATCCCAgacttttgtatttttgtacaaACATGTAAATACAACCTTTTTAactaacaaaacacacagacgaacaaagaaaaacaaatgaagAAAAGTTGCAaagatttctttctttttgtaaaatgttttcAAAAAGTTTACATGATTGATTCTAAGCCTTTGTACATTTGGGAGCGGTGTAACACTGAATCTTGTAGTGATTATTGGTTTATTTTGGGGGTGAAATTTTGTGGGGGTCATGACTGTATATCTGGTTCTGTTGGACAGTCTGGCTGGCTGCTTAGTAACTGTGCATAGAAACGGCCAATAAATGTGATAGCGTTGAAAATGGAGAAGGCGTCAGCGTGTTGTTCATGGGttggggtgtgtttgtttgtgttggtgtgtccgCGTTTGTGTTCTTTCAAGCAAGAGAAATTAATATTGACCTGTAAATATGGGAGAAGCGACTTGCCAACAGTTTCAAAGAAAAACCAAGATGAACCAggtttaaacatattttaattGGTGAACAGTAGTTTAACAAACAGGCATTTCTCTGGAACGTTCTGATGTCAAAGTGAGTTAAGTGTGCTACAGAACCATGGATGACAATGCAGGAAGTTGTAAAGCACATCCAACAAGAGGAAGTCAAACGGAAAACCACAACGTCACGCAAAATACTACAATAGAAAAGTCTCTAGAAAAACAAAGTCCTACCAAAACCTGAGATTCACAGTAAAGCAAAGCGGTTTCAAGTATATCAAGGTTTCAACAGCTAAGAAAGCCTTGTAGGTGAAAATGCTATTACAAAAAGACTGCTTTTGAATATACAGTAAGTAGTTAATATTGTTTTGAAAATGATTCCTTTTGACACTGTGAAATGATAAATATTCAAAGACAAATGCTTATTTTCATCATTGTTCAGAACACTCTGCCCAGACCAGTAAGTAAAATGGTAACATTCTGGCGTTTGTGACAGAACACAGTTCATCAACACACTTTATAATAGTAATACAGAGTTTACATTTAAATCAGTCACTTTATATCGATAAAGTGATCCAGTTCCATTACAGtttgtttacagtataaaatCCGATGTTAAAAAACACAACCTTTTTGGCTTCATTATGTACAAAAGAGTTTCTTCCCCAGTTGGACAGTAAAGTATCTTCTGCTACATAATGGTATATTTTTCCCAGTACTGATGGGTTGTTTGTTTCTTGCTTGTTTATAAATATTCCATCCAACCTCTCCAATCCGAAGGAAAGATATCATCACATGTCCTAGGGCAAAAGCTCCAATTGGGGAACAAATCACAGAAAAGTCTGTGTCCAATGAAATGAACAGCCAATGAGAGCTGCCATCTGCAATGAGTTCCTTGGATTCCATGGTTATTTGATTTGGAGCGGTTTCACATTGAACTATGGACTCCACACATTCATTCGCAGACATGTGACATTCTCCTGGCCAATGACAGTGTCTGTGACACACCAACAGGAAGCTCCAGGATCTGGTAGTGTGGCCTCAGGGCAGCGGGGGGGTAGGGGCTGAGTGGAAGAGAAGACTAAAGCAGGGATAGAGGTGTCGAGAGATCTGCAAGGGTGAGCAGCCCGTCgtcgtgtgtaaatgtgtgtgtgtctgagtgtgtgcatgtgtcttagtgtgtgtgcgcgtgtgtatgggTCCTCTACTGCTTCGTCTGTTTCAGTTTCTCAATGTGATTACATAGTTTGAGGGCAGGGCCTAATTTAAGGCCCATATACTTCATGATGACGTCACTCCGCAACAACATCAGGGCCTTGCCGTCGATctcctgcacacaaacacacacacacagtgttataTGTAAACACCATCCTCAAGTGTTGTCATTCTACGTTTGGAACTACCCCTATGAACACCGTGGAACACAGGTCCGAAACAGGAAGCAAAGCAGGAAGTGTGACTCACGTGTTTCCTGAACAGCTCCAGGTGGGGTCCGAGCGTCTGTGGATCGGCCTCGTGGACAAACCTGATGACGTCATCGACGGACCAGGATGCCGGGCTGTGGCCATCGGCGTCTCTGTCTGTGGTCAGGTGGTCTGGACCAGTAGTAGAACTGGGAGCTGAGGATCAtgggaaacacacatgcaaacgcaCACGCCGTGAGTGACAGGGTATAGCGTCTCCATTTGAATTCTCTGTGGTCACCAATCTGTTCCACTAGGTGGAAGTGTTAGGGTAGGATTTGGGATCCATTGCTCAGTGACTGTGGATCCCAAATCTGCATTGTTTGTGTGcgcccgtgtgtgtgcgtgtcctacCCTCCACTCTTCTGGCCTGGCGTGTGATCCCCAACTCAGGGGCGTTGGAACTCAGGCGGCGAAGGGGCGGGGCTTGGCCTgggtagtgggaggagtctgACTTTGATAGGCCGTTCTCCCCGTGGGGATGGGGTTCTGGTGGTGGAGATGAcggcacacacagatacatatgGTCATTATCAGATATAGGTTTAGATAGTGTTACTATCAGAGAAATCATAGCTATCAGAGAGACCTGTGGATTTCTCCAGATAGGGAGATCCAGAGATATTGTCAGTATCAGTAAGACCTGTAGATATCAACAGAGCAATAGAGAGAtggtataaaatatattttaattgtcAGAGAGACCTACAGATTAAGTGGACGATTACTTGTGACGCTTTGGTGATTTTTTCCTGATTTATTTTTCTGTTGTTGTACCAAAAAGGGACTTTCTGATTCCCATCCTTTGAAGTTTAATCTCTCTTAGTCGATAGCTAAACTGCTTTAATCTGGATTAAACAGTCacaacatgaaaatatatgtAATTTTATGGTCATGGTCCTATATAGCGAATATAGGTCTTTGTGAAACTTCTTATAACCCAATAAACACAATCGTGGCTAAATAAGTGTTAGCAATTTGTAGCATAATCAGGCATGAGATTCAAGGCAACACGATAGTATCATAATTCTTAAGGCTCTGCATTATTTTATCTCCTCTGTGCCCTCGATTATACCCAATTCAGTACTTTTGATCAGTTTAAATATCTTAATCGCTGACGGGTTTTTAGCAGAAAGTCTCTTTTTGGCGCAGCAACGGACAAAGACACAAGTATCAGGGTGTTGAACATGGAGAGCAGATTGATGTCTGGTGGTTAGCAGAAATGATTGCAGCCATTTCAACTCTAGGCTACAGAGGAAGCACTGGTCGTCTATGATGGTACGCCTCAATGATTTCACGTTTCAAGGCTACATGTGTTTATTTGGATCTTCTTATATTTCTGTTCACACATTAAAGTGTTAcagtaaatgtgtttgttataATGGTGTGTCAATTTGCTACAGTTGAAAATGCAATGAAAATGTTCAACTGTAGCCTAGAGACTTTGTAATGTGCGACAAAGAGTGGAATAAAACCAACCATTTTTCCTATTTGAGATAGGTATTTCCTCTGAGTGTGGAATGTGATTGTACCATGACACAAGGTAAAAGAAAGGCACATTTGAAGTTCCACTATAAAAAGTACCGTCATGTAGGATAAGATCAAATTGTTAACACATCTAATTATCGGGGGATAGGTGTAGCTGGTGAATTTGCCTCCAGGTTTGAATCCTCTATGGATATGAATCCCATTGGATaaaaagcatctgttaaataaACACGTTATTAAATGATCCCCTACTCTTTATTGCTCCTTTCCTCCAGTAGCATCCATTTGATCTTCACCCTCCTGCTGATACCTGTCGGCTGTTCTGCTATACTTTTTGTCTGCTCTTCTGCTCCACTCTCAATAACATGTGATTTGCCTTCAAATAAGAAGTGCTGCTTTCACTTCAGTCCAGGTTAGAGCCCAAACTTCGAATTCAATCATCAATGACATGGTTATCGTCATTTGACACAAGCTCCCCGAAAAATGTTGCCTCAACCGTGCGTACTACATTTGCGACACATGTGCCAATGCTAGTGTCATATGCCCCCCCATCACTACTGTCGATATCCCCAttttcagacagacacacatcagacaCGAGATTCCACCACCATCTGATAGATCTCATCTTATCAGGGAGATCTACAGAAATCACCGTTAACAAAGACATGATTCTTGTTGGCTAAAGATCCAAACTGTGGCTGCACATGGTTCGGACAGCTCATCAATATCCCTCCCTTTAATCTTAACTAACAACCAATAGGTGACAGTGTTTCTCATTAGGAAAACAGACACCCTTAAACAGTCTGTCAATCAAACGTAATTAATGCttcaacaggaagcaggaagtaggaTGCAGGATGTGGTCTAACGGAGGTAATCAGGTAGAGTGCTGTGTAAATACGATCATCGCGaggagtttgtttgtgtgtgcgtgtgtgtgtgcaggttggtgtttcagagacagaaagagagcatgtgtgtgtgtctgtgtgtgtgtgcaggctggtaTTCGAGAgacagtgaatgtgtgtgagaggttatcttctgtggggtgtgtgtccGCGTGTGGGCgtttggagaggggggggggggggatggcacacacacacacgcacagcacacacacgagCGCTCCAGTGCTCACCTGTCCTGTTCCGGTCGTAGGTGCGTGTGTGGCTGGCGTAGGGGCTGAAAGGCTGGGAGCTGAAGAGGTCGGAGGTCTTGAGCTGGTGACACAGAGTCTCCAGGAAGCGGAGAACGAAGGAGGCACTGGACGCTCGGGGCAGCTTCACGTACTGGCTGCCTCCCTCCGAACGCACTGGCACAGAGGgaacagagtcacacacacacacagtcacacacctcATCTGAGGAGGAGGGAATCCCTCACTGGATGTTTGGGAGTTTGGTCTCTCTGAGGGTTAGGGTTCTTGGGGTTGGTTTGTGGGCGACTGCGAGGCCCTTTGTGACGTCGGGCTGAGGTCGTTTGATTTGATCTGATTTGACACCCACCTTCAGAATACACGGAGGCAGAGACAACGGGGTCAGACGCACACCCTTTGAATTCACAGGGGTTGGGTGAGAGACActggcaaacacacaaacgtgacgcctcccacccaccccgaaactgtgtgtgggggggggttcattagtgagggagagggaggggaagcagATGGTCCAATgaggttaccccccccccccctccattcccTATTCCCTTGGGTCCAACCCCAGCCCCCTTCCCAGGCCCCCCAGGGAGACAACCAATCAGGACCTCCCAAATCAGGCTATCCCCACATATCACTTCCTATTAGCTTTGCACTGGTGACATCAGCTGCTGCTACAGGCTGTCCTCAGAACAGAATAGCCCaggggttcacacacacacacacacacattgtggatCTTCCTTCTGCCTTAAACCAATTCCAGCTGCCTGATTGACTCCTCTGTGTGGCCCATTCCTTGTGGGAGTAGGAATAGAATTATCTAGAATTGGGCATACATATATGAATATCTCAGAGAATGAGTATCTGTAtataggatgtgtgtgcgtgtgtgtgtctgcacaatCATTCACATACACAGGCAGCAGAATGGCCAACTCAATTCACCTTTCAAAAAACGAACCTATCAGGTTGCGCGCTCTTACCTCTGATGACCTCTCCGCCGTCTGATTGGCTCTGTAGGAAGCTGtagagggtggagggctggtgggcGGAGTCTAGGCAGGCCTGTACAGCCTGCTGGAGGACGGCATTGACAGGGGCAGGACCAAAGTGGTCAGGAAGCTGCTGGACCAACTTCCTGTCCAGGTGAGGGCCACAGTCGCAGTGCTTGTTcacgtagacacacactgagaccatgcacacacacacacatacacacacacacacaataataaaTGTGATTAAAAGGATGGATAGGATGGTAAAAGGATGGTAACTCTTTCCTTTCATTGAGGTTCCCGAAAAACATTCCACGGTACTATGGCAGGCAATCAAACTCCATTCCTGGTATTGCTAGTattcagggagacagagacgtgtgtgtgtgaatgcgtgtgcACGTCTTTACCTGTGGACCCCAGCCCGTGTCCATTGTTCAGGCTGTCTGTGTGCCCCTGGCTCCCGTTGCCCCGTCTGCtctcagaggcaggggggggccCGGAGGACGACCCCAGAAAGCGTGGCTTCCTCTGCagaacacaccaaacacaccctTCAGCTCGCCGATCAAAGAAGCCCCCTCGGAAAACAAAcccaccccccaaaaacaaACGTATTTCCCCACGCTCACGCACTCCACaacgcccccccgccccccagcctctcctcctcaccttgctCCCTGGCTTGGGGCCTCTCTTCTTGTGAGGCCGCGGGGCCAGCGGGGGGCCGGTCCTGGGGGGGGCCTCGAGAGCGGGGGCCCCGTTGACGGCCGCGGCGGCGGCTGCTTCGGCCGCGGCCTTCAGCAGGGCGATGGTCTGGATCTTGGGTCGCCGGCCCCTCACCCCCTTCCTGACGGGCAGAGGGGGCAGCGGGTGGGGCAGCCGGTAGGAGGACTGCATGGAGCgcctggtggggggggaggggccggaGGACACGGGGGCCAATAGGGCGCCTGGGAGGGTGACTAGAAGGATAGGACACAGCCGATCAGAAAAGGTTTGATGCGTGCGGATACAGACAAACAAGACGCGCCCTTGTGTACAAGAAAATCCGGTACTGATGATCAACTAAAATAGATCAAACCAAATGCCCTAgaagacagcagagaggagacaggaaaagggataatgggaggagaggagagagaagagaaggaggagagagaggcacggagggaagagggggcaaggagaaggagaaaaggcAGGTTTCTGTCACTGTGTCACTTCATTCACAGAAGGGGTATGGTTTCACTCCGTCATCGGTGATTGGCAGGTCTTttgttccctcccctcccccgtgcagcccagaggtcaggggtcgttTCCCTGGGAGACCAGGCAGGTAAGCCCTCCCCGCTAGGAAGATGCACAGAGCACCTGGATTACACatcgctctcctctctgctcctctcttcccctggcTTATTTCTTCAACTcatttcctttctcctcctcctcctcctcctctttcgaCCCTCTCATTCCtcccatcccttcctctcctctc includes the following:
- the scml2 gene encoding polycomb protein SCMH1; protein product: MGRTPLRDQREERTDRPGRSTTMAGSPGEKSNSEPFSWEEYLRETSSIAASPCCFRQSRVPPSNDFKVGMKLEARDPRNSTSVSIATVMGMMGTRLRLRLDGSDNTNDFWRLVDSSDIQPIGSCERRGDMLQPPLGFRMNASSWPMFLLRTLSGAEMAPTAAFKKEPSRPSQNHFQPGMKLEAVDRKNPYLICPATVGEVRGAEIFVMFDGWRGAFDYWCSYDSRDIFPVGWCCLTKHSIQPPGNFFTLPGALLAPVSSGPSPPTRRSMQSSYRLPHPLPPLPVRKGVRGRRPKIQTIALLKAAAEAAAAAAVNGAPALEAPPRTGPPLAPRPHKKRGPKPGSKRKPRFLGSSSGPPPASESRRGNGSQGHTDSLNNGHGLGSTVCVYVNKHCDCGPHLDRKLVQQLPDHFGPAPVNAVLQQAVQACLDSAHQPSTLYSFLQSQSDGGEVIRVRSEGGSQYVKLPRASSASFVLRFLETLCHQLKTSDLFSSQPFSPYASHTRTYDRNRTEPHPHGENGLSKSDSSHYPGQAPPLRRLSSNAPELGITRQARRVEAPSSTTGPDHLTTDRDADGHSPASWSVDDVIRFVHEADPQTLGPHLELFRKHEIDGKALMLLRSDVIMKYMGLKLGPALKLCNHIEKLKQTKQ